One region of Anthonomus grandis grandis chromosome 22, icAntGran1.3, whole genome shotgun sequence genomic DNA includes:
- the LOC126748955 gene encoding uncharacterized MFS-type transporter C09D4.1-like, whose protein sequence is MAKILVKLGARLKKVKMTADKSAISPMFEVDVVKAFKRRWYILAMYVYYATLSCFQWVEYSIITNIVMRYYNVSSKMVDWTGVMFMIVWPIFVFPSSFLIDKLGLRFAALTGCFLTAIGATVKVCLVRPDSFWVVMVGQAIVSVSQLFTLSLPPKLAVTWFKPNEISTVCSIGVFGMQLGSAMGFLIPPIIVEDDPNIVNVGIRLNYLCRGLSLLCIPACIAIVWYFPDMPAYPPSEAQAMERKSMKHVTWTTYMGSLKELFTNKGFLIHTLAYSISYGIFSAFGTLLNQFILSYFPGAAQDAGRMGLVMILVGMSGGVLAGYVLDKTRKYKETNFVIYIGTVVCLGGLLVSLQMKAKYVVYVTIGIFGFFLNAYIPAGIEFASELTYPANESTTTSLITAASQTLGVTFTLMLGEINTKWGTFWAIIIQISLLIAGCILTMFVPNNLRRQAAFNKALKFTEVPQHDPNDSETV, encoded by the exons ATGGCGAAAATCTTAGTTAAGTTGGGGGCGAGActgaaaaaagtgaaaatgaCAGCCGACAAGAGTGCGATCAGCCCTATGTTCGAGGTAGACGTCGTAAAGGCGTTCAAACGACGTTGGTACATTCTCGCTATGTACGTGTATTATGCCACTTTGAGTTGCTTCCAGTGGGTCGAATATTCCATTATTACCAACATAGTGATGAGGTACTACAACGTCTCCTCGAAAATGGTCGATTGGACCGGGGTCATGTTTATGATCGTTTGGCCGATCTTTGTTTTCCCATCGTCATTTTTGATTGACAAATTG GGTCTTCGGTTTGCCGCCCTGACCGGATGTTTCCTAACAGCAATCGGTGCCACAGTGAAGGTATGCCTGGTACGACCCGATTCGTTTTGGGTAGTCATGGTTGGCCAAGCGATAGTGTCGGTGTCACAACTATTCACTTTGAGTTTGCCCCCAAAGTTAGCTGTCACATGGTTTAAACCAAATGAG atctCAACTGTATGTTCTATAGGAGTTTTTGGAATGCAACTAGGTAGTGCAATGGGATTCCTAATACCCCCGATCATAGTCGAAGATGATCCAAATATAGTAAATGTTGGAATCAGACTTAACTATTTATGCCGAGGACTATCACTACTTTGTATTCCAGCATGCATTGCCATCGTGTGGT ACTTTCCAGATATGCCTGCTTACCCGCCAAGTGAGGCTCAAGCAATGGAGCGAAAATCCATGAAACATGTTACTTGGACAACATACATGGGATCTTTAAAGGAGCTGTTTACCAACAAAGGGTTTCTTATTCATACTTTGGCCTATAGTATTAGTTATGGTATTTTTTCGGCTTTTGGGACATTGCTGAACCAGTTTATTTTATCATACTTCCcg GGTGCTGCACAAGATGCTGGAAGAATGGGCCTCGTAATGATTTTAGTCGGCATGTCCGGAGGTGTATTGGCTGGATATGTGCTGGATAAAACTCGGAAATACAA GGAAaccaattttgttatttatattggTACAGTGGTGTGCCTTGGAGGGTTACTGGTCAGCTTGCAAATGAAGGCCAAATATGTGGTATATGTTACAATAGGAATTTTTGG GTTTTTCCTGAACGCATATATCCCTGCTGGTATTGAATTCGCTTCAGAACTTACGTACCCTGCAAATGAAAGCACTACGACAAGTCTTATTACTGCTGCCTCACAGACGTTAG gtGTCACATTTACATTGATGCTAGGAGAAATCAACACTAAATGGGGTACATTTTGGGCCATTATCATCCAAATATCTTTACTTATAGCAGGTTGTATCCTAACCATGTTTGTTCCCAATAACTTAAGAAGACAAGCGGCTTTTAATAAGGCTTTGAAATTTACTGAAGTGCCTCAGCATGATCCTAACGACAGTGAAACGGTGTAG